The Eleutherodactylus coqui strain aEleCoq1 chromosome 6, aEleCoq1.hap1, whole genome shotgun sequence genome window below encodes:
- the CCNL2 gene encoding cyclin-L2 isoform X2 → MACIHLASKIEEAPRRIRDVINVFHRLRQLRERQKVAPLVLDQEYVNLKNQIIKAERRVLKELGFCVHVKHPHKIIVMYLQVLECERNKHLVQTSWNYMNDSLRTDVFVRFDPETIACACIYLAARTLEICLPNRPHWFLLFGASEDDIREICIHILKLYTRKKADLTDLESKVERKKVMLEEAKAKAKGLLPDGTPRIDNAPEFSPNVKSVSPKEGKSSKPSPIPAHALKNVKRKVEDAKRMTSSSPVNGVVKGRESRSGSGSRDQSYSRSHSRSASPKRRKSESYSTSSGSKSRSHSRSRSDSPPRKANHGSYKSSKSHLYEKGKDYKYTGQKRRSRSRSSSPHSRSHGSPDSGKYKKKRHYYRDQRRERSRSYERAPRRHYDRDYPGHSHHRR, encoded by the exons ATGGCCTGTATTCATTTGGCATCCAAGATTGAAGAGGCACCGCGCCGCATTAGGGATGTGATCAACGTCTTTCATCGCCTTCGACAGTTACGGGAGAGGCA GAAGGTGGCCCCTCTGGTGTTGGATCAGGAGTACGTTAACCTGAAGAACCAAATAATAAAAGCCGAGAGGAGAGTCCTGAAGGAATTGGGCTTTTGTGTACATGTGAAACATCCCCATAAA ATAATTGTGATGTACCTGCAAGTTTTGGAGTGTGAACGTAATAAGCATCTGGTCCAGACTTCATG GAATTACATGAATGACAGCCTCCGCACTGATGTCTTTGTGAGATTTGACCCTGAAACAATTGCATGCGCCTGCATCTATCTGGCGGCAAGAACGCTGGAG ATTTGCCTCCCAAATCGTCCTCACTGGTTCCTTTTGTTTGGTGCTTCTGAAGACGACATTCGGGAAATCTGTATTCACATTTTAAAACTGTACACGAGAAAAAAG GCTGATTTGACTGATCTGGAAAGTAAAGTTGAGAGAAAAAAGGTGATGCTTGAAGAGGCTAAAGCCAAAGCGAAAGGGCTGCTGCCTGATGGCACGCCGCGTATAGACAACGCCCCAGAGTTTTCACCCAATGTGAAAAGTg TGTCTCCAAAGGAAGGAAAATCGAGCAAACCCTCCCCCATCCCTGCGCATGCACTGAAAAACGTCAAAAGAAAAGTAGAGGATGCAAAAAGGATGACATCATCAAGCCCTGTGAACGG TGTCGTAAAAGGGAGAGAAAGCCGAAGTGGTAGTGGAAGCAGAGACCAGAGCTACTCGCGGTCTCACTCGCGATCAGCCTCTCCAAAACGAAG GAAAAGTGAAAGCTACTCTACCTCCAGTGGTTCAAAATCTCGCAGTCACTCCAGAAGTCGAAGCGACTCTCCGCCTCGAAAAGCAAACCATGGCTCCTACAAAAGCTCCAAAAGCCATTTATATGAAAAGGGCAAGGACTACAAATACACTGGACAGAAAAGAAGATCCCGTAGCAGAAGCTCCTCCCCTCACAGCCGCTCACACGGAAGTCCAGACTCCGGAAAGTACAAGAAGAAAAGACACTACTACCGCGACCAGCGGCGAGAGCGTTCCCGGTCTTACGAGAGAGCGCCTCGTCGGCATTATGATCGCGATTATCCTGGCCACAGTCATCACCGAAGATGA
- the CCNL2 gene encoding cyclin-L2 isoform X3 → MNDSLRTDVFVRFDPETIACACIYLAARTLEICLPNRPHWFLLFGASEDDIREICIHILKLYTRKKADLTDLESKVERKKVMLEEAKAKAKGLLPDGTPRIDNAPEFSPNVKSVSPKEGKSSKPSPIPAHALKNVKRKVEDAKRMTSSSPVNGVVKGRESRSGSGSRDQSYSRSHSRSASPKRRKSESYSTSSGSKSRSHSRSRSDSPPRKANHGSYKSSKSHLYEKGKDYKYTGQKRRSRSRSSSPHSRSHGSPDSGKYKKKRHYYRDQRRERSRSYERAPRRHYDRDYPGHSHHRR, encoded by the exons ATGAATGACAGCCTCCGCACTGATGTCTTTGTGAGATTTGACCCTGAAACAATTGCATGCGCCTGCATCTATCTGGCGGCAAGAACGCTGGAG ATTTGCCTCCCAAATCGTCCTCACTGGTTCCTTTTGTTTGGTGCTTCTGAAGACGACATTCGGGAAATCTGTATTCACATTTTAAAACTGTACACGAGAAAAAAG GCTGATTTGACTGATCTGGAAAGTAAAGTTGAGAGAAAAAAGGTGATGCTTGAAGAGGCTAAAGCCAAAGCGAAAGGGCTGCTGCCTGATGGCACGCCGCGTATAGACAACGCCCCAGAGTTTTCACCCAATGTGAAAAGTg TGTCTCCAAAGGAAGGAAAATCGAGCAAACCCTCCCCCATCCCTGCGCATGCACTGAAAAACGTCAAAAGAAAAGTAGAGGATGCAAAAAGGATGACATCATCAAGCCCTGTGAACGG TGTCGTAAAAGGGAGAGAAAGCCGAAGTGGTAGTGGAAGCAGAGACCAGAGCTACTCGCGGTCTCACTCGCGATCAGCCTCTCCAAAACGAAG GAAAAGTGAAAGCTACTCTACCTCCAGTGGTTCAAAATCTCGCAGTCACTCCAGAAGTCGAAGCGACTCTCCGCCTCGAAAAGCAAACCATGGCTCCTACAAAAGCTCCAAAAGCCATTTATATGAAAAGGGCAAGGACTACAAATACACTGGACAGAAAAGAAGATCCCGTAGCAGAAGCTCCTCCCCTCACAGCCGCTCACACGGAAGTCCAGACTCCGGAAAGTACAAGAAGAAAAGACACTACTACCGCGACCAGCGGCGAGAGCGTTCCCGGTCTTACGAGAGAGCGCCTCGTCGGCATTATGATCGCGATTATCCTGGCCACAGTCATCACCGAAGATGA
- the CCNL2 gene encoding cyclin-L2 isoform X1, whose translation MAAATTGPSDGILIGDKIYSGVLINLENCLISEEKCALTPSVGDGLDGETETDLRSVGCELIQSAGILLRLPQVAMATGQVLFQRFFYSKSFVKHSMEHVSMACIHLASKIEEAPRRIRDVINVFHRLRQLRERQKVAPLVLDQEYVNLKNQIIKAERRVLKELGFCVHVKHPHKIIVMYLQVLECERNKHLVQTSWNYMNDSLRTDVFVRFDPETIACACIYLAARTLEICLPNRPHWFLLFGASEDDIREICIHILKLYTRKKADLTDLESKVERKKVMLEEAKAKAKGLLPDGTPRIDNAPEFSPNVKSVSPKEGKSSKPSPIPAHALKNVKRKVEDAKRMTSSSPVNGVVKGRESRSGSGSRDQSYSRSHSRSASPKRRKSESYSTSSGSKSRSHSRSRSDSPPRKANHGSYKSSKSHLYEKGKDYKYTGQKRRSRSRSSSPHSRSHGSPDSGKYKKKRHYYRDQRRERSRSYERAPRRHYDRDYPGHSHHRR comes from the exons ATGGCTGCCGCGACCACCGGCCCCAGCGACGGGATCCTGATCGGGGATAAGATCTACTCCGGCGTCCTCATCAACCTGGAGAACTGCCTGATCTCTGAGGAGAAGTGCGCGCTCACCCCCTCCGTCGGCGACGGCCTGGATGGCGAGACGGAGACCGACCTGCGCAGTGTGGGCTGCGAGCTCATCCAGTCAGCCGGCATCCTGCTGCGGCTCCCGCAG GTTGCGATGGCTACGGGACAAGTATTATTTCAACGATTCTTCTACTCCAAATCGTTTGTAAAGCATTCAATGGAG CACGTTTCAATGGCCTGTATTCATTTGGCATCCAAGATTGAAGAGGCACCGCGCCGCATTAGGGATGTGATCAACGTCTTTCATCGCCTTCGACAGTTACGGGAGAGGCA GAAGGTGGCCCCTCTGGTGTTGGATCAGGAGTACGTTAACCTGAAGAACCAAATAATAAAAGCCGAGAGGAGAGTCCTGAAGGAATTGGGCTTTTGTGTACATGTGAAACATCCCCATAAA ATAATTGTGATGTACCTGCAAGTTTTGGAGTGTGAACGTAATAAGCATCTGGTCCAGACTTCATG GAATTACATGAATGACAGCCTCCGCACTGATGTCTTTGTGAGATTTGACCCTGAAACAATTGCATGCGCCTGCATCTATCTGGCGGCAAGAACGCTGGAG ATTTGCCTCCCAAATCGTCCTCACTGGTTCCTTTTGTTTGGTGCTTCTGAAGACGACATTCGGGAAATCTGTATTCACATTTTAAAACTGTACACGAGAAAAAAG GCTGATTTGACTGATCTGGAAAGTAAAGTTGAGAGAAAAAAGGTGATGCTTGAAGAGGCTAAAGCCAAAGCGAAAGGGCTGCTGCCTGATGGCACGCCGCGTATAGACAACGCCCCAGAGTTTTCACCCAATGTGAAAAGTg TGTCTCCAAAGGAAGGAAAATCGAGCAAACCCTCCCCCATCCCTGCGCATGCACTGAAAAACGTCAAAAGAAAAGTAGAGGATGCAAAAAGGATGACATCATCAAGCCCTGTGAACGG TGTCGTAAAAGGGAGAGAAAGCCGAAGTGGTAGTGGAAGCAGAGACCAGAGCTACTCGCGGTCTCACTCGCGATCAGCCTCTCCAAAACGAAG GAAAAGTGAAAGCTACTCTACCTCCAGTGGTTCAAAATCTCGCAGTCACTCCAGAAGTCGAAGCGACTCTCCGCCTCGAAAAGCAAACCATGGCTCCTACAAAAGCTCCAAAAGCCATTTATATGAAAAGGGCAAGGACTACAAATACACTGGACAGAAAAGAAGATCCCGTAGCAGAAGCTCCTCCCCTCACAGCCGCTCACACGGAAGTCCAGACTCCGGAAAGTACAAGAAGAAAAGACACTACTACCGCGACCAGCGGCGAGAGCGTTCCCGGTCTTACGAGAGAGCGCCTCGTCGGCATTATGATCGCGATTATCCTGGCCACAGTCATCACCGAAGATGA
- the CCNL2 gene encoding cyclin-L2 isoform X4 gives MAAATTGPSDGILIGDKIYSGVLINLENCLISEEKCALTPSVGDGLDGETETDLRSVGCELIQSAGILLRLPQVAMATGQVLFQRFFYSKSFVKHSMEHVSMACIHLASKIEEAPRRIRDVINVFHRLRQLRERQKVAPLVLDQEYVNLKNQIIKAERRVLKELGFCVHVKHPHKIIVMYLQVLECERNKHLVQTSWLASEGK, from the exons ATGGCTGCCGCGACCACCGGCCCCAGCGACGGGATCCTGATCGGGGATAAGATCTACTCCGGCGTCCTCATCAACCTGGAGAACTGCCTGATCTCTGAGGAGAAGTGCGCGCTCACCCCCTCCGTCGGCGACGGCCTGGATGGCGAGACGGAGACCGACCTGCGCAGTGTGGGCTGCGAGCTCATCCAGTCAGCCGGCATCCTGCTGCGGCTCCCGCAG GTTGCGATGGCTACGGGACAAGTATTATTTCAACGATTCTTCTACTCCAAATCGTTTGTAAAGCATTCAATGGAG CACGTTTCAATGGCCTGTATTCATTTGGCATCCAAGATTGAAGAGGCACCGCGCCGCATTAGGGATGTGATCAACGTCTTTCATCGCCTTCGACAGTTACGGGAGAGGCA GAAGGTGGCCCCTCTGGTGTTGGATCAGGAGTACGTTAACCTGAAGAACCAAATAATAAAAGCCGAGAGGAGAGTCCTGAAGGAATTGGGCTTTTGTGTACATGTGAAACATCCCCATAAA ATAATTGTGATGTACCTGCAAGTTTTGGAGTGTGAACGTAATAAGCATCTGGTCCAGACTTCATG GCTAGCCTCTGAGGGTAAGTGA